The Helianthus annuus cultivar XRQ/B chromosome 15, HanXRQr2.0-SUNRISE, whole genome shotgun sequence genomic sequence TTTTAGTTGGGTGATATGATCAGATAGATGTTGTTTTTGCTATGAGTTATGAGTTGGTCCTTGAGAATCAGTACTTCGCTTTAATGTTCTTGCGTAAGTCCTAGTTACAAACATAAGGTTCGTCATTTGTTTATGTGTTTTCTTGGTGCATATTGTGCCAATTTACACTTACATGCTGTTAGGAGGAACACATTATATGATTATCTCACAAAACTGTAGCAATTATCGGATTGTGCCTGTAATAGTTATCATCTGAATCCTTTGTTGTTTAGTGTTGTCCTTCTCATTGAACATTTACTACTAGTGCTATCATAACTGCGGTTCTTAGGGGGAGATATCTGAGTAGTTGAGATTTGATAAATGCTACTTGGCTCTTAATCCCTAATTTAACGTTATTTTTATTTGAAGAAAATGATGGCTACTGTGTCCTTACCGTAGACCACGTTTATCAGTAGATTTAGATGATCCATTGATGTTGATCATAGGGGGGCTGTATAGATGTGTGTTTTTAACTGTGTTTTAATAAGCGTGCCAAGGCACGGGGTGCAGCAAGGCAAGGCTAACTTTGCTTCAGGTGCGGCAAGGCACAAGGTATACATGACGTGTGCACTTTTTAAGCTTTCCATAGAGGCTTGCACGTGCGCTTCGCAATGCATCATGTATAGGGTATTTTCTGAAGGTTGTATACTTGTATATCGTTGTGTATATCATATTTTGGGTCCGATATGCTGGTTATGGGTAACTGAATCAGAAATTAGAGGGTTTCCAGATTAATATGAAGATCCATGGAGGAAACAAGAGGGTTTTAGATGCGACATTCAGCTTCCTCTGCGTTTTTCTCTGTTCGGTCTTTCTCTTTCTCAAAGTTCTGTTTTCTCCAGGTGAAGCAGAGAAAGAATAATGGAAGACAGTTGGGGTATGAAAAAGAGGCTATAGAGATGAAGAAAGGTGAAAGTATATCATATATGGTTGTACATAGAGTCATTAGAGATAAAAATATAGGGTCATGTTTGTTTGCTGTACATAGAGCTTGTATAGTTCTACATACGGATAAGAAGGTAGGTCATGCTTTTTACGGTTGTACATAGGGCTTGTATACTTGTACACAGAGATAAGAAAGGTAGGTCGCCTTGCGCATAGGCACACTTTTGACAACACATGGTAGGTCGTGCTTTAACATCATTATAGTgtgtatttgttttgttttttgtgtGTTATCTTTGGACCTTTCGGTGTGTATGTTAAAGAGGCTAGGATATAACTTAAATTATACACAAACATGCCTCGCGTACATGATACACGCACTTTCAGATCTCGTTCTTGTCTCAGCTGTGGGGACCTCAAAGTTCTGGTGCATTTATACAAATATAATATTGTAGCTCTTTTTTCTGGGCTCTCATGCTTTTGTAATTATTTTATGTTGCAGTGCCTAGAAATTTCAGATTGCTGGAGGAACTTGAGCGTGGAGAAAAGGGTATTGGAGATGGCACAGTGAGTTACGGGATGGATGATGGCGATGACATTTATATGCGCTCATGGACCGGCACCATCATCGGTCCTCACAATGTAAACTCTGTTTATTCTCTCGTAAATTGAGTACACGTCATGTGTATAATAACACGATATAGATTGTAACTTTTGTTCATTCTGTTGTTTTGTCAGTCTGTACATGAAGGACGGATTTACCAATTGAAGCTATTTTGTGACAAAGACTACCCGGAGAAGCCTCCTACTGTC encodes the following:
- the LOC110912870 gene encoding ubiquitin-conjugating enzyme E2 variant 1C isoform X1; its protein translation is MTCALFKLSIEACTCASQCIMYRVKQRKNNGRQLGYEKEAIEMKKVPRNFRLLEELERGEKGIGDGTVSYGMDDGDDIYMRSWTGTIIGPHNSVHEGRIYQLKLFCDKDYPEKPPTVRFHSRVNMTCVNHETGVVEAKKFGILSNWQREYTMEDILIQLKKEMAAPHNRKLVQPPEGTFF
- the LOC110912870 gene encoding ubiquitin-conjugating enzyme E2 variant 1C isoform X3 translates to MKKVPRNFRLLEELERGEKGIGDGTVSYGMDDGDDIYMRSWTGTIIGPHNSVHEGRIYQLKLFCDKDYPEKPPTVRFHSRVNMTCVNHETGVVEAKKFGILSNWQREYTMEDILIQLKKEMAAPHNRKLVQPPEGTFF